The genomic region GGCTTCTTCCCGCTTCCGCTTTGAGAAGGCCCCGATCCAGAACCAGAAGCATAGCCAGAAGTAGAACCTATTCGACCATGTCCGGTGGTAGCGGTGTTCGGTCGGGTCCGGGGGATGGAGGTGTGTAGTGATCGGGCGCTGGGTTGGCGATGGGGTGCGGGGAGTATCCTGGGAAGACGGAGGAAGGTGTATGGCCTGGAGGACATGTCCGCTGTGGtgtttttcttctttccttggaggaaagaggagaaagaggtgaaAGGGGAAGAATTGTCTGTCGAGCGAGTCGGCGTGGTCGGGAGATGAGTGGGTGTGGGAGACCTTATCATAATTACGTAACAATAGCCGAATCCAAAAAGTATCGTTGGGCAACCAAACGAAAAGcgtctctttctcttgttttccctttttaCTGTCTTCTACAGCTCTAACAGATTCATGCTGCGTGCCTTTCTCAAGCACTCTAGAGCTTTCACCACCGAACGACACCATATACACACCATGTCCGTCACAGACGCCGCCATCCTTGACCGTCTCGCCCAGCTCAAGATCGCCCACCCCAATGTCATCTCCCACGCTCCCGTAAAAGGTACTGCTGAATGGAAGGCAGAGCTCACCCTCGATTCCGCCAACCATGCCACCACTCCGCTCACCAAGACGCTCCTTTTCAAGCCCAAGACCGCCAAGAGCGCTGTCCCCACCCCAGTCATGGTCCTTGCGCAGGAAAACACCGAGACTCCTTCGGGCGCGATCGGTAAACTCCTGGAACTCAAGGAACTCCGTCTCGCGTCTGAGGACTTGATCAAGCAAGTCATCCCCTCTGCTTCTAGCAAAGATGACGTTTCTGCCTTTGCGCTCCCCAAGCCTGTGCCTGAGACGCTTCACCTCTTGCTTGACGCTGAGCTCGCCAAGAGCGAAGAGCAGCATGCCGTGCATTTGACCAGCTCTGCTACTACTCTTTTGATCAAGGGAAGCGATATCAAGGCGTACCTCGATAGCCTTGTGGAGGGTGAGGGTGTCAAGGTTGTTGACTTTGCAGAGTTGAAGGCTTCTGCCCATGCTCCTGCTGAGAAGAAGCCAGCTGCGTAAGTCATTTTCTGGAACCTGGTCATGTAAAATGCACCTTTTTGCTGAATATATAAATTGTAGTCCCAAGGAGGTCAAGGCTGAGGCTTCCGCCACTGCCGCCGACGATGAGCGGTACGAGATGGCTATCCGATTTAAGAAGGACGAAGACTTCTCCGGATGGTACACTGATGTGCGTCGCTATCCATTCAGCTTTCTTTGATTCACTCTGACCGCATTTAAATAGGTCCTTCTCAAGGGTGAGATGCTTGATTACTATGACATCTCCGGTTGTTACATTCTCCGCCCTTGGTCTTTCTCCATCTGGCAAACCATCCAGAGTATGTCTTTCATTCGTTTTCCCGTCTGTTCTTTTGGCTCGGCAATAAGAAGCTGATATTTCTCATAAGACTGGTTTGACGATGAGATCAAGAAACTCGGTGTTCAGGACTGCTACTTCCCCATGTTCGTCTCCAGTGCTAGGCttgagaaagagaaggacCACATTGAAGGTTTCGCTCCCGAAGTTGCTTGGGTTACCAAGGCGTAAGTCTCTCGTCAGCTCCAAAGCGTATCTCATTAACCCTGTATGATAGTGGTTCTTCCGACCTTGAGGAGCACATTGCTATCAGACCCACTTCCGAAACCGTCATGTATCCTTGTAAGTCGTTTCTTGACTTGTGCACCATAAAGGCAACTCAACTGAGCAATTTTGGCCCCAGACTATGCCAAGTGGATCAACTCTCACCGAGACCTCCCACTCAAGCTGAACCAATGGAACTCTGTCGTCCGATGGGAATTCAAGAACCCTCAACCTTTCCTCCGTACCCGAGAGTTCCTCTGGCAAGAAGGCCACACCGCCTTCCTCGACAAGGCCGATGCTGACAAGGAAGTCCTCGACATTCTCGAGCTCTACCGAAAGGTCTACGAAGATATACTCGCTGTGCCCGTCATCCCCGGTAAAAAGTCCGAGAAGGAAAAGTTTGCCGGTGGTGATTACACCACCACTGTGGAAGGTTTCATCCCCACCACCGGTCGAGGTATCCAGGCTGCTACTTCCCACCACTTGGGACAAAACTTCTCCAAGATGTTTGACATTACCGTCGAGTCTCCAGACAAGTCTCAAGGCCGATTGTACGCGTACCAAAACTCTTGGGGTCTCTCCACCCGTTCGTTGGGTGTCATGGTCATGGTCCACGGTGATGACCAAGGTCTCGTCTTGCCTCCCCGGGTCGCCCTTCAACAAGTCGCGATTGTCCCTGTTGGGTTGAGTAAGGGTGAGGGAAAGAACCAGCCGATTTATGATGCGTGTTTGAAGTTGGAGAGGGAATTGGTGGCAGCGGGTATCAGGGCAAAGGCTGATTTGAGGGAGGGATACACTCCTGGATGGAAGTTTAACGACTGGGAGATGCGAGTAagtctttttctttccctttttttaAAACTTCTGTTCGCCTTCATTCTCCGGAATTTATACTGAAGATTTACGATAGGGCGTTCCTCTTCGACTCGAGCTCGGTCCCCGAGACATTGCCAACAACTCTACCCTCTCTGTCCGTCGATATGACAACCACAAGGCTCCCATGCCTCTTTCCGACATTGGCAACACTGTCCGCACCTACCTCGATGACATCCAAAAATCCATGCTCGAACGTGCTGCCGCAACATACAACGACCGACTCAAGGTCGTCACCAACTGGGAGGACGTCGTCCCTACCCTCGATGCGAAGAATGTTCTTGTCCTTCCTTGGTGTGAAAACGAGGAATGTGAGGATGAAATCAAggaaaagtcaaagagTCAGGCCAACAAGGGGGCGGCGGAGGATGCCAAGGCGCCTTCAGCGGGAGCCAAGTCGCTTTGTATTCCGTTTGACCAAAAGAGGTTTGGAGCATTCCCGCAGGGAGAGGAGCAGAAGTGTGTGCAGTGTGGTAAGAAGGCGAAGAGCTGGACCTTGTTTGGAAGGAGTTATTAAGTTTAAGTTTTGCTGGGCTCGTTATGTTCATGCGGGGTTTTTGGAAGAAGGCCGTTGTAGAGAATCCGGGTTTTTGAATGGGGGAGGGGGGCGTTCTTTTTTGTGTATAGGGATAATTGCAAGGGATGCATAGTACTGCAGCGATGAAGCGGTTTTGCAATTGTTGTTTTCCTGTTCTCCTTTTGTAAGTCGTAAATACATGCTTCGCCAAACTTCGAAAGCGCAGAAAGGGCGTGAAAAAGTTGACGAGGTGAAAGATAAAAAATATCATTCGTGCATGCGTATGGAAGTAGACAAGTGGGTTATTTCAATTGTTTGGGTTTCTATCACCAAACTCGAACCCAGGTTGCGCTATTGGATTGGACATTATGTGGGGATGTTGAGTATGCTATGATGGTGATCGTTGAAACTCAAGTATTATGATGTAAAGTGCCTATATATACAAATTTATCCTTAACCCAGTTGAGCAGATCCCAAATTTCTTTGACCCTCGAACTCGCCAACCAATGCACAATGATTGTCACAAGCGCAAGGTGCAAAACCCCAAACCCTCAACCAGACAACAAGCCCATTTATATCCCCAAAAGAGTCCCGACGGCCCATCCAAACATTGGTAAAATCAAATTATCGTTTTGAGCCGAGAAGGCTTCCAGGAGGGTTGCCAAGGCGACGGTGACTGTGTATGGTTTGAACTGTTAGTGAAGAAGTGGATTGCAGGTAGGGATAGAGGGGCGGCGATAAGAACAAGTCAGTTATTTCTGTCTTGCCCCTTATTTTCgcagaaagaagagggaaaaaaagatTTGGAAGAACGCACGTTGAAGTCGTCTACAATCCCGAACAACCACATGATCCATGATGCACCTAGTAcagaaaagaagaatgcGACGCTCCCTTCTATTGTCTTGCCGAATACGGAGCACCAACGTAATCTCCCTATTCGACGACCTACGATTGACGCCTGCGAGTCACACATGTAATGATCAGCGTTTGATTCTTTGTTCATTCTGCAATGGATGTGAAGATGGGGATTAGTGGACTTACCAACCCATCGCCGATGCCTAGTGAGAGTACCCCAAAGTAAGATAAGATGTCGCTCGAACTATCCCAAGGGTATCCATAACGTAAGTTTGTGCAGCTGCAGTAGAACACACAAGAAACAAGAATTAATTAGGACACTTACCCCTCAAACCATAGAGGAGCAGCACACCCTGCCAACAGGTAAAAGTGACTCAAGATTGCCGTCCCAGAATCCTTGTGATCCAGAAATTCGTTTAAAAAGAGATGAACCTTAACGCCAAAAGGCCAGAGGGCAAAGTATCGGACGTATTCGACAAAGTTGAATGCGGCGAATGCGACAGAGAAGGATAGATGAGTAAATGCCGGCTACATCACCAA from Cryptococcus decagattii chromosome 3, complete sequence harbors:
- a CDS encoding proline-tRNA ligase, coding for MSVTDAAILDRLAQLKIAHPNVISHAPVKGTAEWKAELTLDSANHATTPLTKTLLFKPKTAKSAVPTPVMVLAQENTETPSGAIGKLLELKELRLASEDLIKQVIPSASSKDDVSAFALPKPVPETLHLLLDAELAKSEEQHAVHLTSSATTLLIKGSDIKAYLDSLVEGEGVKVVDFAELKASAHAPAEKKPAAPKEVKAEASATAADDERYEMAIRFKKDEDFSGWYTDVLLKGEMLDYYDISGCYILRPWSFSIWQTIQNWFDDEIKKLGVQDCYFPMFVSSARLEKEKDHIEGFAPEVAWVTKAGSSDLEEHIAIRPTSETVMYPYYAKWINSHRDLPLKLNQWNSVVRWEFKNPQPFLRTREFLWQEGHTAFLDKADADKEVLDILELYRKVYEDILAVPVIPGKKSEKEKFAGGDYTTTVEGFIPTTGRGIQAATSHHLGQNFSKMFDITVESPDKSQGRLYAYQNSWGLSTRSLGVMVMVHGDDQGLVLPPRVALQQVAIVPVGLSKGEGKNQPIYDACLKLERELVAAGIRAKADLREGYTPGWKFNDWEMRGVPLRLELGPRDIANNSTLSVRRYDNHKAPMPLSDIGNTVRTYLDDIQKSMLERAAATYNDRLKVVTNWEDVVPTLDAKNVLVLPWCENEECEDEIKEKSKSQANKGAAEDAKAPSAGAKSLCIPFDQKRFGAFPQGEEQKCVQCGKKAKSWTLFGRSY